The following nucleotide sequence is from Aliidongia dinghuensis.
CCGTTCTATGCCGTCGGCCATTTCTATCGGAATTTCGATCAGGTATCGGACGACGAGGTGCTGCAGCTGCTCGACCGGGCGCGGCGCCATTTCCCCGATGGCCCGGACGCCACGCCCCCGGACGGTGGGCGGCAGGGTTCGGCCAGCTGACGTCATGCCGGGGCGACGGGCCGTCAGGCGGATCGCCTCGGCTTGGCCGTCAGGCGCGACAGGCTCGCGACGGCCGCCAGTCCTGCCGAGACCGCCGCGATGGCGAGCGCCACGCCCTCGGCGTCGGCCACGACCCGGAAGCAGATCGCGGTCACCGTGGCGCCGGTCGTCTGGCCGATGAGGCGCGCCGTCGCCAGCATGCCGCCGGCCGCCCCGCTGCGGTGGATCGGCGCCGAGGCCAAGAGGGTGCGGTTGTTCGGTGCCTGGAAGAAGCCGAACCCGAAGCCGCAGAGCGCCATGCGCCAGATCACGTCCTGGGAGCCTGCATCGGCCGGCAGCAGGGCAAGCGACGCCAGGCCGATGCACAGCAACGCCAGGCCGGCGCTGCTGAGGATGGCGGCCGGATAGCGATCGGACAGGCGGCCTGCCAGCGTGGCGCTGACGCCGACCGCGCACGGCCAGGGCGTCATGAGCAGGCCGGTTTCGACCTGGTCGCGGTGCATCACGCCCTGCAGGAAGAAGGGCATGGAGACGAAGGCCAGCATCTGAGCCGTGAAGGATGCGATCGAGGTCGCGACCGACAGCGTGAAGATGCGGCTCTTGAGCAGATCGATCGGTACCAGCGGGTGCGGCTGCTTGCGCGACCATTGCACCAGGAGCACGCCGACGCCGAGCGCGGCCGCGATCTCCACGGCGCCGACCCAGGCAACGCCGCCGCGCGTCAGCACGTCGACGCCGGTGAACAAGAGGCCGAAGGTCGCCATATTGAGCAGCGTGCCGCGCTTGTCGAGCCGCCCGGCCGTCGGGCTCACCGGCAGCGCCGCGCGGCCGAGCAGGAACGCCAGGATGCCGAACGGCACGTTCACCGCGAAGAGCCATTGCCAGGGCCCGACCGCCAGGATGGCCGAGGCCACGCTCGGCCCGACCGCGGCCGAGATCGACACGACGAGCGCGTTGAATCCCACGCCCCGCCCGAGCCGTGCGGCCGGATAGGTGAAGCGCAGCAGCGCGCCGTTCACGCTCATGACGCCGGCCGCGCCGAAGCCCTGCAGCGCCCGCATCAGCGCCAGCGCCGGCAGCGAATGGACGAGCGAGCAGCCAAGCGACGCGATCGTGAAAGCGACGACGCCGCTCAAATAAACCCGGCGATAGGTAATGGCGCCGCCGAGCGCCGCGAGCGGCAGCAGCGAAACGACGATGGTCAGCTGATAGGCGCTGACGACCCAGACGGACTCGGCCGGCTCCGCCGCGAGGTCGCGCGCGATCGTCGGCAGCGCCACATTGGCGATCGCGGAATCGAGCACGGCCATGACGAGGCCGATCCAGATGGTAAGAACCGACCAGTAGCGCTGCGGAATCGGCAGGCCGTCGGCCGCGGCGCGATTGGGGAGCGGCGCCGCAGCACCGGGCGCTTCGGGGCTCACGGCACGCCCTCCGCCGGCTCGAAATCCATGATGATGTCGCCGGCTCGCTCGATGGCGGCCATGATGGAGCCCCAGGGGTGCATTTCGCGCCCGATCATGCCGCCCGGATCGTCGATCGCGAACGGCTTTTCGGGAAGATCAGCCCTTCCATGCCGCCCGCCTGGATGGAACAATTCCGTGGCCTGCTGCCGGCCCGCATTGTGGAGCCCCGCAGCTTCAACGAATTCCCCCGCAACGCCGAGGAGTTCCGCCATGTTCGTCACCGCGAAGGACGGCGTCCGCCTGCATGTGGAGGCGGCCGGCGCCGGCACGCCCATCCTGTTCATTCACGAGTTCGCCGGCAATCACGGCAGTTGGGAGCCGCAGCTGCGTTTCTTCGCCCGCCGCCATCGCTGCATCGTCTACGCTGCCCGGGGCTACGCCCCGTCCGACATCCCGACGGATCCGGAGGCCTATTCCCAGGCGATAGCGGCCGACGATGCTGTGGCCGTGCTCGACGGCCTCGGCATCCCGAAGGCGCATATTGTCGGCCTGTCGATGGGCGGCTTCGCGACCGTGCATTTCGGCCTGCGCACGCCCGAGCGGGCCCTGTCGCTCACGGTCGCCGGTGCCGGCTACGGTGCCGAGAAGGCGTACGAGGCGCATTTCCGCAGCAACTCGCGCGAGGTCGCGGATAATTTCGAGCGCCTGGGGGCTGAAGTCTTCGCCAAGACCTACGCCGTCGGCGCCAGCCGCGTGCAATTCCAGAACAAGGACCCGCGCGGCTGGCAGGAGTTCGCCGACCGGCTCGCGACCCACTCGGACCTGGGCGCCGCGCTCACCATGCGCGGTGTGCAGGCGCGCCGGCCGTCGCTCTGGGACCTGGAGGACGAGCTGAAACGCATGACGGTGCCGACCCTGGTCATGGTCGGCGACGAGGACGATCATTGCCTGCAGCCGGGTCTCTTCCTCAAGAAGACGATCCCGGCCTCAGGCCTCGCAATCTTCCCGAAGACCGGCCATACGCTTAATCTCGAAGAGCCGGCCGCCTTCAACGCCCAGCTCGCCGAATTCATCGCCCAGGTCGAGGCCGGCCGCTGGCTGCCGCGCGACCCGCGCGCCATTTCCGGCGAGATCATGCGGACGGCCTGAGCGCCGCGCGGACCCGGCCCGACCGGGGCAGGAGATCGCCCCGGCAAGACACAGCCCGCATCGAAAAAGCGTAAAGAATCGGTGCTTTAGTCCCGCGACCGTTCCGGGGCGCACGCATCTTCGCAGCCCATTCCTCCCAAAATCCCCATGCTGGAAGATCGCCCATGCGCCTCAACGGCTTTCGCATTCGCATTGCCTTGTCCGCAACCCTGGTCCTGGGCGCGGCAGCGCCGGGCCACGCGGATGAGCCGGCCGAAGCGATCGTCAACGAGACGATCGTCGTCACCGGATCGGCGATCAAATCCGCGGACCTATCGAGCGAACAGCCGGTGACCGTCGTCACCGCCGAAGAATTGCAGCAGTCGAGCGCCATCACGCTGCAGCAGTATCTGGACAAGGTGCCGGCCTTGGGCTTCCAGGGCCTGACGAGCGCGCAAAACTCCGTCGGCACCGCCGGTGGCTCGGGCAATAACTTCGTCGATCTGCGCAACCTCGGGCCGGCGCGCACGCTGGTCCTCGTCGACGGCAAGCGCTTCCCGCCGAGCAGCACCGGCACGTCCGAGGCGGTCGACCTCGGCAATATCCCGCTCTCGCTCATCGACCATGTCGAGATCCTGCGCGACGGGGCCTCCACCATCTATGGCTCCGACGCGATCGGCGGCGTCATCAACATCGTGCTGAAGAAGAATTTCGATGGCGTCGAGGCCTCCGCCGAGACCGGCACCTCGACCCATGCCGACGGCACGAGCTGGGACCTGAGCTCGACGGTCGGCCACACGTTCGACCGCGGCAACCTGATGCTGAACGTCGAAGGGCAGGAGACCGACCCGATCCTGCAGCGCACGCGCACCTGGGCGCGCGACCAGTTCCTGCCGATCGAGCCCAACGGCAGCCTGACCGTGTTCCGCAACGCGGGCGGCATCGCCGTGCTGCCCAAGAAAATCACCGATCCCGCGACCGGGCTCAGCTCGAAGCAATGGGTGTTCGGCGACGACGGCGCGTTCCACCCCTATTCGGCCGCCGACCGCTACGATCTCTCGACCAACAACGGCCTCACCATCGGCCAGTCGCGCGTCAGCGCCAATGCGCTCGGCCAGTGGGACCTGACGCCCGACGTGACCGCCTATGGCGAGATCCTGTTCACCGACCGCCAGTCTGAAACGCAGAAGGGCCCGGCGACGCTCGGGCTGACGCCGGTCACGCTCAAGTACCCGAATGGCTTCGTCGTGCCGGCGAGCGCCCCCGGCAATCCGTTCGGCGAGAACATTGTGTTGAGCAAGCTCTTCTCGCAGGTCGGCAACGAGATCGGCAATGTCGACGCCACGACCTATCGCATCCTCTCCGGACTGCGCGGCACGATCTGGGGCCGCTACGACTGGGACGTCTCCTATGGCTATGGCCGGGCGAGCGAGCAGTTCAAGACGACCAACGCGCTCAACTTCACCCATGCGGAGCAGGAGGTGGGGCTCGTCCCCTGCTCCGCCGCGGATGTCGCCGCCGGCTGCGGGCTCGCCAACATGTTCGGCCCGCACAGCCTGACGCAGGGCGCCATCGACTATCTGCGTTATACCTCGCAATCGTCGGCCGATTTCGAGCAGCACACGGTCGACGGCACGATCACGGGCGATGTCGCCAACCTGCCGGCGGGCCCGCTCAGCCTCGCCATCGGCGGCGCCTACCGGCGCTTGAGCGGCGCCTACACGCCGGACGCCGTGACGCTCGCGGGCAACCAGCAGGGCGCCGACACGGAACCAACCGCCGGCGGCTACAGCGTGCGTGAAGGATTTCTCGAGTTCAAGGCGCCGCTCCTTGCCGATCTGCCGCTCGTCCATGAGTTCGACGCGAGCGGCTCCATGCGCTATTCGAACTATTCGAACTTCGGCGACGCGGTCACCTGGAAGGCCGGCCTCGACTGGCAGCTGACACCGGACATTCGCCTGCGCGGCGCCCGCTCGACCGGCTTCCGCGCGCCGTCGATCAGCGAGCTTTACCTTGGCCGGACGTCGGTCTCGAACGCGTTCAACGATCCCTGCGACGCCGGCGCCGGCCTGACCGCGAACCCGGTCGTGGCCGCGAACTGCCGGGCGCAAGGCCTGCCGGCGAATTACGCGCAGCCGACCAACAACTACAACACGCTTCTGGGCGGCAACCCGAAGCTCCAGCCGGAGACGTCACAGAACTGGACGTTCGGCACGGTGCTGACGCCGCGCTTCATTCCCGGCCTGTCGATCACGGCCGACTATTTCAATATCTATGTGCGCAATGCGATTTCGGCGCTGAGCGCCACGACCATCGTCCAGACCTGCTATGAGAGCGCGGGCTTGAGCGACCCGCTCTGCCGGCTGATCAGCCCGCGCGGCGGCGCCGGCAACCTTACGACCGTCAACGACATCGAGGCGAACCAGGGGGCGGTCAAGACCAACGGCCTCGACGTCGCCGTCGACTATGGCTTCGACGTGAAGGCGCTCGGCCTCGGCGACAACGGCCATATCGAGCTGACCGACGCCTCGACCTTCACCTTCAGCTATCTCGCCCAAGCCGGCGCCGGCGGCAAGTTCGTCCAATTGGCCGGCACCGTCGATCAGCCGACCAGCGCCACCAACCCGGGCTCGATCCCGCATTTCCGCTCGACCGGGACCCTGTCATACGAGCTCGGGCCCGCACGCTTCGCCTGGACCACCCGCTTCATCGGCGGCGTCCACGCGCTGGGTGCCGACCTGGCCGAGACCGGCAACCGGACGGCCGCCGTGTTCTACCACGACATCGTCGGCAGCTATCAGCTGGGCCGGGTCACGCTCATCGCCGGCATCGACAACCTGTTCGACAAGAACCCGCCGTTCTATGACGACGGCACGGTCAACACGAGCGAATACACCTACGACGTCATTGGCCGGTTCTTCTATGCGAAGGCGGTGGTGCGGTTCTAGCCGGCGCCGTCGACCCTGAGCGTGTCGCCGGTGACCGAGCGCGCCGCGCCGGAGGCGAGGAAGGCGACGGCAAACGGGGCTTCTGCCCAAGCATGAGGCGACGAGCCCAGAGACAACGGCGCCAAATCGTTCCATGATCGCGCGGACCGAGCCCACGCCCTTGTCCCGGGGCGCACGGCCCGGGGCTGGCACGCTTTTCATCGAAATGTCCCGGGTTCCCGTGAAATCGGCAGCGGCTCAATGCGCTGCGCCAACCCGCCGGTCCGCTCAGGCACGCAGATTGCTTGGTCACTCGTCGAACAGAACATCGCGGTGAGGAAGCCACACCATGAAACGTCGCTCGTTCCTGACCACTGCCGCCGCCGCCGGCGCCGCTCTCGCAGCACCACGGCTCAGTCTTGCCCAGAATACGCGGGTCCTGAAGTTCGTGCCGCAGGCCAACCTCTCGTCGATGGACGCGGTGGCCGGCACCCAATATGTCGTGCGCAACGCCGCCATGATGGTGTGGGACACGCTCTATGGCGTGGACAGCACGGTCACGCCGAAGCCGCAGATGTGCGAAGGCCACGAGGTCAACGCCGACTTCACCCAATGGACGTTCAAGCTCAGGGACGGCCTCAAATGGCATGACGGCGAGAAGGTCACGACGCGCGACGTGATCGCGAGCCTCCAGCGCTGGATGGTGCGCGACACCATGGGCCAGCGCATCAAGGCCTCGATGGACGCGCTCGAAGCGGTCGACGACCGGACGTTCCGCTTCCGGCTCAACAAGCCGTTCCCGAAGATGCTGTTCGCGCTCGGCAAGACCAACGCCCCGGTGGCGCTGATGATGCCGGAGCGCATCGCGAAGACCGACCCGTTCCAGCTCATCAAGGAATATGTCGGCTCGGGGCCCATGAAGTTCAAAGCCGACGAGTGGGTCCCGGGTGCGCGCGCCGTGTTCGAGCGGTTCGACGGCTATGCGCTGCGCCAGGAGCCGGCGTCCTGGAATGCCGGCGGCAAGAAGATGAACTTCGACCGCATCGAATGGATCATCCTGCCCGACAGTGCCACGGCGAGTGCTGCCCTCCAGAACGGCGAGGTCGACTGGTGGGAGAATCCCATCGCCGACGTGGTGCCGCTCCTGAAGAAGAACCGCAACATCAGCGTCGATATCGGCGATCCGCTCGGCAATATCGGCAGCTTCCGCATGAACCACCTGAACCCGCCGTTCGACAAGGTGGCCGTCCGGCGCGCGGTCATGATGGCGCTGTCGCAGGCCGACTACATGCAGGCGGTCATGGGCGACGACCCGTCGCTGTGGAAACCGTGTCCGAGCTTCTTTACCCCCGGCACGGCGCTCTATACCGAAGTGGGCGGCGAGTTGCTGAAGGGGCCGCGCGACATCGAAGGAGCGAAGCGCGCGCTCCACGAAGGCGGCTACAACGGCGAGCGCATCGAGCTCCTGGTGCCGGTCGACGTGCCGATCACCAAGGCGGAGGGTGAGGTCACGGCCGACCTCTTGAAGAAGATCGGCATGGACGTGAACTACGTCGCCGCCGACTGGGGCACGGTCGGCACCCGCCGGGCCAAGAAGGATCCGGTCGACAAGGGCGGCTGGAACATCTTCCACACCTGGCACGCCGGCGCCGACTGCATCAATCCGGCGCCCTATACGGCGCTCGACGCCGGCGGCGACAGCGCCTGGTTCGGCTGGCCGAAGTCGGACGCGGTGCAGGCCGGCATCGCCCAATGGTACAGCGCCGCCGACCCTGCTGCCGAAAAGGCCGCGGCCGAGGCGATCAACCGGGCGTCGTTCGAGAACGTCAGCTACATCCCGACCGGCTTCTTCCTGATGCACACCGCCTGGCGCAAGAACGTCTCGGGCATCGTCAAGGCGCCGTTCCCGGTGTTCTGGGGGGTCGAGAAGGCCTAGGCGCGATGTTCGCCTATATTCTGCGCCGCGTGCTGGCCACCATCCCGATCATGGTGGTGGTGGGCCTGCTCGTGTTCTCGCTGCTCTACCTGGCGCCGGGCGACCCGGCCGCGATCATCGCCGGCGACCAGGCGTCGCCGGCCGATATCGAGCGCATCCGCGTGGCACTCGGCCTCGACCGGCCGTTCCTGGTCCGCTTCAGCAGCTGGGCCTGGGACGTGCTGCGCGGCAACCTCGGCAACTCGGTCTTCACCAACCTGCCGGTCACGACCATGATCGCCCAGCGGATTCAGCCGACGCTGTCGCTGATGGCGGTGACGCTCGTGTTCTCGCTCGTGACCGCCATCCCGCTCGGCGTCGCGGCGGCCTGGAAGCAGGGCTCGGCGATCGACCGCTTCGCCATGCTGATCTCGACCGCCGGCTTCTCCGTGCCGGTCTACGTGGTGGGCTACGTGCTGGCCTACGTCTTCGCGCTCGACGGGTTCGATCTCGGCATCGGCGTTTTCCCGGTGCAGGGCTACACGCCGATCGAGGACGGCATCGGCCCCTGGTTCATGAACCTGTTGCTGCCGTCGATCGCCCTCGGCCTCGTCTATATGGCGCTCATCGCGCGCATCACGCGCGCCACCATGCTGGAGGTGCTGAGCCAGGACTATGTCCGGACCGCACGCGCCAAGGGTGCGGGCCAGGGCTCGATCCTGTTCGTGCATGCGCTCAAGAACGCGGCCGTGCCGATCGTCACCGTCGTCGGCATCGGCTTCGCGACGCTCATCGGCGGCGCGGTCGTGACCGAGAGCGTGTTCGCCATCCCGGGCCTGGGTCGCTTGACCGTCGACGCGATCACCCGGCGCGACTACCCGATCATCCAGGGCGTCGTCCTCATGTTCAGCTTCGTCTATGTGCTGATCAACCTGGGCGTGGACCTGCTCTATACCCTGTTCGATCCGAGGATCCGCTATTGAGCCTGCCCGTCGAACCGACCTATCTGGCGGCGCCGGCCCTGCCGGACGTGTTGCCGCCGCGCAAGGCGCGCAGCCGGGCGATGCGGTTCGTCCGCCGCCATCCCTCGATCGTGCTGGGCGGCCTGCTGCTGGCGCTGATCGTGCTGGTGGCGGTGCTCGCCCCCTATCTCTTCACCATGGACCCGACCGCGCTGTCGCCGGCCCGGCGTACGCGGGCACCATCGGCGCAATATTGGTTCGGCACCGACATGCTGGGGCGCGACATCTATTCCCGCGTCGTCTATGGCGCGCGGATCTCGCTGTTCGTGGGCTTCGCCGTCTCGGCGGTGTCGTCGGTCATCGGCACGGCGATCGGCCTTTGCTCCGGCTTCATCCGCGCGCTCGATGCCGTGGTGATGCGGGTGATGGACGGGCTCATGTCCGTGCCATCGATCCTGCTCGCCATCGCCTTCATGGCGCTCCTGGGCGCCTCGGTCCCGAACGTAGTCATCACCATTTCGATCGCCGAGATCCCGCGGGTCGCGCGTCTCGTGCGCGGCGTCGTGTTGTCGCTGCGCGAGCAGCCCTACGTCGAGGCGGCGGTCACGTCCGGCACCCGCACGCTCAAGATCATCTGGCGCCATATCCTGCCCAATACGCTGGCACCGATCATCGTCCAGGCGACCTTCGTCTGCGCATCCGCGATGCTGACCGAGGCGACGCTCTCGTTCATCGGCGCCGGCACGCCGCCCGACATCCCGTCCTGGGGCAACATCATGTCCGAAGGCCGGGCGCTCTGGCAGGTGAAGCCGTTCATCGTGTTCTTCCCGGCGCTGTTCCTCTCCATCACCGTGCTCGCGGTCAACATGCTGGGCGATGGGCTGCGCGACGCGCTCGACCCGCGTCTCGCCAAGCGGATCTGAGCCATGGCCGCATCAGCCCTGCTTTCGGTCGAAAGCCTGCAGACCCATTTCGCGACCCTCGACGGCGTGGTGCGCGCCGTCGAGGGCCTGTCGTTCACCGTCAACGCCGGAGAGACGGTCGCCATCGTCGGCGAGTCCGGCTGCGGCAAGTCGGTGACCTCCATGTCGATCCTGCAGCTGCTGCCGACGCCGCCGGCCAAGATGGCGGGGCGCATCCTGTTTGAGGGCCGCGACCTGCTCGCCTGCTCCGATGTCGAGATGCGGGCCATCCGCGGCAAGGACATCAGTATGATCTTCCAGGAGCCGATGACGAGCCTCAATCCGGTGCTCACCATCGGCCGGCAGATCGGCGAAAGCCTCAGGCTGCACGAAGGCCTGTCGAAGAAGGCGGCTGAGGCGCGCGCGGTCGAGATTCTGTCGCTCGTCGGCATTCCGGCGCCGGAACGGCGGGTCAAGGAGTACCCGCACCAACTGTCGGGCGGCATGCGCCAGCGCGTGATGATCGCAATCGCACTCGCCTGCAATCCCAAGCTCTTGATCGCCGACGAGCCGACGACGGCGCTCGACGTCACCATCCAGGCGCAGATCCTCGACCTGATGCGCGACCTGCAGCGCCGGCTCGGCTCCGCCATCATGCTGATCACCCACGACCTGGGCGTGGTCGCCGAAATGGCCGAGCGGGTCGTCGTGATGTATGCCGGCCGCAAGGTCGAAGAGGGCCCCGTGCGCGACATCTTCGCCCGCCCGCTCCATCCCTACACGCACGGCCTCCTGGGCGCCGTGCCGAAGCTCGGCTCCTCGCTCGAGACCACGAAGCGGACGAAGCTGACCGAGATCGGCGGCCAGGTGCCGTCGCTGCGCCAGCCCATCGTCGGCTGCCCGTTCGCCGCCCGCTGCGCGCAGGCGACCGACGTCTGCCGCAGCATGGCGCCGGCGGTGGAGGAGAAACGGCCGGGCCATCTTGTCGCCTGTCACCACGCCGTCCGGGAGCTGGCCGCATGAGCGCCGTCTCCACGAATGGGCGGCCCCTGCTCGAAGTCCACGCGCTGAAGAAGCATTTCCCCTTGAAAGGGGGCCTCTTCGGCCAGCGCAAAAGTGTCGTCTATGCGCTCGACGGCATCAGCTTCAATCTCGACCGCGGCGAGACCCTGTCGATCGTCGGCGAGTCGGGTTGCGGCAAGTCGACGCTGGGCAAGACCATCCTGCGCCTGCTCGAGCCGACGGATGGTGCCGTCATGCTCGACGGCAAGCGGGTCGACAATGTGCCGCGCTCGAGCCTCGGCGACTTCCGCCGCCGGGTGCAGGTCGTGTTCCAGGACCCGTTCTCCAGCCTCAACCCGCGTCAGCGCGTGCGCGACATCATCGCCGAGCCGATCGTGAATTTCGGCCTCGCCCGCGGCAAGGAACTGGACGAGCGTGTCGCGGCCTTGATCGACAAGGTGCGGCTGCCGCGCGACGCCATGAACCGCTTCCCGCATGAATTCTCAGGCGGGCAGCGCCAGCGCATCGGCATCGCCCGGGCATTGGCCCCGGGCGCCGACCTCATCATCTGCGACGAGGCGGTCTCGGCCCTGGACGTCTCGGTCAAGGCGCAGATCGTTAATCTGCTGTCGGACCTGCAGGACGAGCTGGGCCTGGCACTCCTATTCATCAGCCATGATCTCGCGATCGTCGAGCACCTGACCCATCGGGTCGCGGTCATGTATCTGGGCAAGATCGTGGAGTTGGCCGACCGGCGGACCTTGTTCGCGCAGCCGCACCATCCCTATACGCGGGCGTTGCTCTCCGCCGTGCCGGTGCCGGACCCGACGGAGAAGCGCAGCCGCATCATCCTCAAGGGCGACGTGCCGAGCCCGATCGACCCGCCCGCCGGCTGCCGCTTCCAGACGCGCTGCCCCTATGCCTTCGACCGATGCCGCCGCGAGGAGCCGGAGCTGCGGCCGACCGCCGCACCGGGCCAGACGGCGGCCTGCCATCTGGATATCATCCCGGCCTGATCCGACGCGTTGAGGAAAGCCCATCATGGCGGCCAAGCCGATCCGCATCGCCGTGCTCAAGTTCTCGCACGAGACCGTCACCTTCCTGCCCTATGACACGACTGAGGCCGACTTCACGTTCGAAGGCTCGCCGGCCAAGGGCGAGGCGCTGCTGGCCGCGGAGCCACGTTCCTATCTCGGCGGCTTCGTCAAGGTCGCGCGCGAGTTCGACGGGGTGGAGCTCATCGGCATCGAATCGCCGCTCGAGGCCAAGACCGGCTCCGGCTCGGGCTGGCTGACGCGCGACACCTACGAGCATTTCGTCGCCCGGATGATTGCGGGCATCGTGGCGGACGGCCCGTTCGACGGCGTCTACATGGCGCTGCACGGCGCCATGGCGGTGCGCGGCGTGCCGCGTCCGGAAGCGGAGCTCGCCCGGCGCGTGCGGGCAATCGTCGGACCCGAGGCCTT
It contains:
- a CDS encoding ABC transporter permease; the encoded protein is MSLPVEPTYLAAPALPDVLPPRKARSRAMRFVRRHPSIVLGGLLLALIVLVAVLAPYLFTMDPTALSPARRTRAPSAQYWFGTDMLGRDIYSRVVYGARISLFVGFAVSAVSSVIGTAIGLCSGFIRALDAVVMRVMDGLMSVPSILLAIAFMALLGASVPNVVITISIAEIPRVARLVRGVVLSLREQPYVEAAVTSGTRTLKIIWRHILPNTLAPIIVQATFVCASAMLTEATLSFIGAGTPPDIPSWGNIMSEGRALWQVKPFIVFFPALFLSITVLAVNMLGDGLRDALDPRLAKRI
- a CDS encoding ABC transporter ATP-binding protein, yielding MAASALLSVESLQTHFATLDGVVRAVEGLSFTVNAGETVAIVGESGCGKSVTSMSILQLLPTPPAKMAGRILFEGRDLLACSDVEMRAIRGKDISMIFQEPMTSLNPVLTIGRQIGESLRLHEGLSKKAAEARAVEILSLVGIPAPERRVKEYPHQLSGGMRQRVMIAIALACNPKLLIADEPTTALDVTIQAQILDLMRDLQRRLGSAIMLITHDLGVVAEMAERVVVMYAGRKVEEGPVRDIFARPLHPYTHGLLGAVPKLGSSLETTKRTKLTEIGGQVPSLRQPIVGCPFAARCAQATDVCRSMAPAVEEKRPGHLVACHHAVRELAA
- a CDS encoding ABC transporter permease yields the protein MFAYILRRVLATIPIMVVVGLLVFSLLYLAPGDPAAIIAGDQASPADIERIRVALGLDRPFLVRFSSWAWDVLRGNLGNSVFTNLPVTTMIAQRIQPTLSLMAVTLVFSLVTAIPLGVAAAWKQGSAIDRFAMLISTAGFSVPVYVVGYVLAYVFALDGFDLGIGVFPVQGYTPIEDGIGPWFMNLLLPSIALGLVYMALIARITRATMLEVLSQDYVRTARAKGAGQGSILFVHALKNAAVPIVTVVGIGFATLIGGAVVTESVFAIPGLGRLTVDAITRRDYPIIQGVVLMFSFVYVLINLGVDLLYTLFDPRIRY
- a CDS encoding bifunctional DNA primase/polymerase, translated to MAELLGVAGEFVEAAGLHNAGRQQATELFHPGGRHGRADLPEKPFAIDDPGGMIGREMHPWGSIMAAIERAGDIIMDFEPAEGVP
- a CDS encoding alpha/beta fold hydrolase, whose translation is MFVTAKDGVRLHVEAAGAGTPILFIHEFAGNHGSWEPQLRFFARRHRCIVYAARGYAPSDIPTDPEAYSQAIAADDAVAVLDGLGIPKAHIVGLSMGGFATVHFGLRTPERALSLTVAGAGYGAEKAYEAHFRSNSREVADNFERLGAEVFAKTYAVGASRVQFQNKDPRGWQEFADRLATHSDLGAALTMRGVQARRPSLWDLEDELKRMTVPTLVMVGDEDDHCLQPGLFLKKTIPASGLAIFPKTGHTLNLEEPAAFNAQLAEFIAQVEAGRWLPRDPRAISGEIMRTA
- a CDS encoding ABC transporter substrate-binding protein, giving the protein MKRRSFLTTAAAAGAALAAPRLSLAQNTRVLKFVPQANLSSMDAVAGTQYVVRNAAMMVWDTLYGVDSTVTPKPQMCEGHEVNADFTQWTFKLRDGLKWHDGEKVTTRDVIASLQRWMVRDTMGQRIKASMDALEAVDDRTFRFRLNKPFPKMLFALGKTNAPVALMMPERIAKTDPFQLIKEYVGSGPMKFKADEWVPGARAVFERFDGYALRQEPASWNAGGKKMNFDRIEWIILPDSATASAALQNGEVDWWENPIADVVPLLKKNRNISVDIGDPLGNIGSFRMNHLNPPFDKVAVRRAVMMALSQADYMQAVMGDDPSLWKPCPSFFTPGTALYTEVGGELLKGPRDIEGAKRALHEGGYNGERIELLVPVDVPITKAEGEVTADLLKKIGMDVNYVAADWGTVGTRRAKKDPVDKGGWNIFHTWHAGADCINPAPYTALDAGGDSAWFGWPKSDAVQAGIAQWYSAADPAAEKAAAEAINRASFENVSYIPTGFFLMHTAWRKNVSGIVKAPFPVFWGVEKA
- a CDS encoding ABC transporter ATP-binding protein translates to MSAVSTNGRPLLEVHALKKHFPLKGGLFGQRKSVVYALDGISFNLDRGETLSIVGESGCGKSTLGKTILRLLEPTDGAVMLDGKRVDNVPRSSLGDFRRRVQVVFQDPFSSLNPRQRVRDIIAEPIVNFGLARGKELDERVAALIDKVRLPRDAMNRFPHEFSGGQRQRIGIARALAPGADLIICDEAVSALDVSVKAQIVNLLSDLQDELGLALLFISHDLAIVEHLTHRVAVMYLGKIVELADRRTLFAQPHHPYTRALLSAVPVPDPTEKRSRIILKGDVPSPIDPPAGCRFQTRCPYAFDRCRREEPELRPTAAPGQTAACHLDIIPA
- a CDS encoding TonB-dependent receptor; its protein translation is MRLNGFRIRIALSATLVLGAAAPGHADEPAEAIVNETIVVTGSAIKSADLSSEQPVTVVTAEELQQSSAITLQQYLDKVPALGFQGLTSAQNSVGTAGGSGNNFVDLRNLGPARTLVLVDGKRFPPSSTGTSEAVDLGNIPLSLIDHVEILRDGASTIYGSDAIGGVINIVLKKNFDGVEASAETGTSTHADGTSWDLSSTVGHTFDRGNLMLNVEGQETDPILQRTRTWARDQFLPIEPNGSLTVFRNAGGIAVLPKKITDPATGLSSKQWVFGDDGAFHPYSAADRYDLSTNNGLTIGQSRVSANALGQWDLTPDVTAYGEILFTDRQSETQKGPATLGLTPVTLKYPNGFVVPASAPGNPFGENIVLSKLFSQVGNEIGNVDATTYRILSGLRGTIWGRYDWDVSYGYGRASEQFKTTNALNFTHAEQEVGLVPCSAADVAAGCGLANMFGPHSLTQGAIDYLRYTSQSSADFEQHTVDGTITGDVANLPAGPLSLAIGGAYRRLSGAYTPDAVTLAGNQQGADTEPTAGGYSVREGFLEFKAPLLADLPLVHEFDASGSMRYSNYSNFGDAVTWKAGLDWQLTPDIRLRGARSTGFRAPSISELYLGRTSVSNAFNDPCDAGAGLTANPVVAANCRAQGLPANYAQPTNNYNTLLGGNPKLQPETSQNWTFGTVLTPRFIPGLSITADYFNIYVRNAISALSATTIVQTCYESAGLSDPLCRLISPRGGAGNLTTVNDIEANQGAVKTNGLDVAVDYGFDVKALGLGDNGHIELTDASTFTFSYLAQAGAGGKFVQLAGTVDQPTSATNPGSIPHFRSTGTLSYELGPARFAWTTRFIGGVHALGADLAETGNRTAAVFYHDIVGSYQLGRVTLIAGIDNLFDKNPPFYDDGTVNTSEYTYDVIGRFFYAKAVVRF
- a CDS encoding MFS transporter, with the protein product MSPEAPGAAAPLPNRAAADGLPIPQRYWSVLTIWIGLVMAVLDSAIANVALPTIARDLAAEPAESVWVVSAYQLTIVVSLLPLAALGGAITYRRVYLSGVVAFTIASLGCSLVHSLPALALMRALQGFGAAGVMSVNGALLRFTYPAARLGRGVGFNALVVSISAAVGPSVASAILAVGPWQWLFAVNVPFGILAFLLGRAALPVSPTAGRLDKRGTLLNMATFGLLFTGVDVLTRGGVAWVGAVEIAAALGVGVLLVQWSRKQPHPLVPIDLLKSRIFTLSVATSIASFTAQMLAFVSMPFFLQGVMHRDQVETGLLMTPWPCAVGVSATLAGRLSDRYPAAILSSAGLALLCIGLASLALLPADAGSQDVIWRMALCGFGFGFFQAPNNRTLLASAPIHRSGAAGGMLATARLIGQTTGATVTAICFRVVADAEGVALAIAAVSAGLAAVASLSRLTAKPRRSA